One Neosynechococcus sphagnicola sy1 genomic region harbors:
- a CDS encoding type II toxin-antitoxin system Phd/YefM family antitoxin, with the protein MMLNVTIDEIQRDPLKYLHQVEAGETLIIVRSDKPIAELRPIASSKQLRPFGLCAGEFIVPDDFDAPLPEDLLSAFEGK; encoded by the coding sequence ATGATGCTGAATGTAACTATTGATGAAATTCAACGTGATCCCTTGAAGTACCTTCATCAGGTAGAGGCAGGCGAAACTCTTATCATTGTTAGATCTGACAAACCTATTGCCGAACTTAGACCTATTGCCAGTAGTAAGCAATTACGCCCATTTGGTTTGTGTGCAGGTGAGTTTATTGTTCCAGATGATTTCGATGCTCCCTTGCCGGAAGACCTTCTTAGCGCATTCGAGGGCAAATGA